Proteins from a single region of Rhea pennata isolate bPtePen1 chromosome 4, bPtePen1.pri, whole genome shotgun sequence:
- the TMEM128 gene encoding transmembrane protein 128: protein MEAGQSGGDALPRLRRALRQGAQPRELLLQQPPCGGGTAEESTAATKKRKPPPRLNIHSAFWILASIAVTYYFEFFKTVKETIQADSWWFASGSCLLAACLSVAFYCIVYLEWYCGIEDYDARYPVLIPITTTTFIAAAICFNIALWPVWSFITPLLLFTQFMGVVMLVSLLG from the exons ATGGAGGCCGGGCAGAGCGGTGGGGACGCGCTCCCGCGGCTCCGGCGCGCTCTGCGGCAAGGCGCGCAGCcccgggagctgctgctgcagcagccgcCCTGCGGCGGCGGGACGGCCG AAGAGTCCACAGCTGCAACGAAGAAAAGAAAGCCTCCACCAAGACTGAATATTCATTCTGCATTCTGGATTTTGGCATCAATTGCTGTGACGTATTACTTtgagttttttaaaactgttaaagAAACTATTCAGGCAGATAG tTGGTGGTTTGCCTCTGGCAGTTGTTTATTGGCTGCATGTTTATCTGTTGCTTTTTACTGCATAGTGTATCTTGAGTGGTATTGTGGAATTGAGGACTATGATGCAAGGTATCCAGTACTGATACCCATCACAACAACTACCTTTATTGCAGCAGCAATATG TTTCAACATTGCCCTATGGCCTGTCTGGTCATTTATCACACCTTTGTTGCTCTTCACTCAGTTTATGGGTGTTGTGATGCTTGTGTCACTCCTGGGATAA
- the OTOP1 gene encoding proton channel OTOP1: MEKAPGSPSVGGSYPQKNAEILSSQYGINLFLAGLLLTFAWAVHAVGISKSHLLSYLITLMLIQLLWMLWYLCRSCTQRRLIREKDTHAGACWLKCGITLFAVITLILDSFKIGYYVDFSNCLSAVEGIFPVTHAVHTILQVYFLWCHAKDIIQSFKTLERFGVIHSVFTNLLLWTNGVLTESKHQLNEHKERLITLGFGNITIVLDDHAPQCNCTTTTLCSIFSQGIYYLYPFNIEYHILASTMLYVLWKNIGRKVEHHQQHKTPFKFHGITVGMIFGLIVLISTIAKVVVYLIQIGRSKTKSELALTIFYLHAISVLALMCTAGIVALLIYRLEDRSLDNSKNPARKLDAELLVGTAAGSWLLSWGSILAIICAQAHPKYTWYNLPYSILVIIEKYIQNLFIIESIHREQEKVNDDIKTLRIVTVSRGSTLSLAPSYKEIYNGTAAHGHGELPFLLNGSIRARGNDGSGGAKEETSQVNCSAMHSAPFYSRNSVTNNKRRILKNIAAFLFLCNLSLWIPPAFGCRPEYDNGLEEIVFGFEPWIIVVNLAMPFSIFYRMHSAASLFEVNCKT; the protein is encoded by the exons ATGGAGAAAGCCCCCGGCTCCCCTTCTGTGGGGGGCAGCTACCCACAAAAAAACGCTGAGATCCTCAGCAGTCAGTACGGCATCAACCTGTTCCTGGCTGGGCTGTTGCTCACCTTTGCCTGGGCTGTGCATGCTGTGGGCATCAGCAAGAGCCACCTGCTCTCCTACCTCATCACCCTGATGCTCATCCAACTTCTGTGGATGCTGTGGTAcctctgcaggagctgcacgCAGAGGAGGCTGATCCGTGAGAAGGATACGCACGCCGGAGCCTGCTGGCTGAAGT gtGGGATTACATTATTTGCAGTGATTACTTTAATTCTGGACTCTTTTAAAATTGGATATTATGTtgatttttcaaattgtttATCAGCAGTGGAAGGAATTTTTCCTGTTACACATGCAGTACATACTATCTTACAG GTGTACTTTCTGTGGTGTCATGCAAAGGATATTATCCAGTCTTTCAAAACACTTGAAAG GTTTGGGGTTATCCATTCTGTGTTCACAAATTTACTCCTGTGGACAAATGGAGTGTTAACAGAGTCAAAACATCAACTTAATGAACATAAAGAAAGACTAATCACACTTGGTTTTGGGAACATAACAATAG TTTTAGATGATCATGCACCTCAATGCAATTGTACAACAACAACGCTCTGCTCAATATTTTCTCAAGGAATATATTACCTATATCCTTTTAATATAGAGTACCATATTCTAGCATCCACGATGCTCTATGTCCTGTGGAAGAATATTGGACGCAAAGTAGAACACCATCAGCAACACAAAACCCCATTCAAATTCCATGGCATAACAGTTGGAATGATTTTTGGACTAATTGTGTTAATTAGCACAATAGCAAAAGTTGTTGTGTATTTAATTCAGATTGGACGTTCAAAAACCAAAAGTGAGTTAGCACTTACTATATTTTACTTGCATGCTATCTCTGTATTGGCTCTCATGTGCACTGCTGGAATTGTTGCCCTTTTAATTTACAGACTGGAGGATAGATCATTGGATAATTCAAAAAATCCTGCTAGAAAACTTGACGCAGAACTGCTGGTTGGCACAGCTGCAGGATCCTGGCTCCTCTCATGGGGTTCAATCCTAGCAATTATCTGTGCCCAAGCTCATCCAAAATATACATGGTATAATCTGCCTTATTCCATCCTGGTTATTATTGAGAAATACATTCAGAACCTCTTCATCATTGAATCCATACATCGTGAACAGGAAAAGGTGAATGATGATATTAAAACTCTTCGAATAGTCACTGTATCTAGGGGGAGCACTTTGTCACTTGCCCCCTCGTACAAAGAGATCTACAATGGAACGGCTGCTCATGGCCATGGAGAGTTGCCGTTCCTGCTTAATGGCAGCATCCGTGCGAGAGGAAACGATGGCAGTGGTGGGGCCAAAGAAGAAACAAGTCAGGTTAATTGTTCAGCCATGCATTCAGCCCCATTTTATAGCAGAAATTCAGTTACTAACAACAAGAGAAGGATTCTGAAGAACATTGCAGCGTTTTTATTCTTATGCAATCTTTCG ctttGGATACCACCGGCATTTGGTTGCCGCCCAGAATATGACAATGGACTAGAAGAAATAGTTTTTGGCTTTGAACCTTGGATAATTGTTGTGAACCTTGCAAtgcctttttctattttctatcgAATGCATTCAGCTGCCTCACTCTTTGAAGTCAATTGTAAAACATAG